In the genome of Clostridia bacterium, the window CTTCAATAATATTGTATGGGGAGCCTTCCTGTCATGCTTTCTGGGATATAAGCTTGACAGAAATGAAATTAACAAGGGCTATGTCACTGAGGCATTGAAAAAAGGAATAGAAATTGCATTTAATGAATATAAGCTGCACAGGATTGAAGCAAATATAATGCCTAAGAACGTTAGGTCATTGAGAGTGGTGGAAAAGCTGGGTTTTTATAATGAAGGACTGGCTCACAAATATTTAAAAATAAGTGGAAAATGGGAGGATCATATACATATGGTGCTTCTGAACGAAGAATTGGAATAAAGTAACTATTGACATTTTAATTCATTACTCGTATAATAATTAAAATTATATATTTTCGACAATGACGGGAAGAGTAGCTTTAAGGATATGCTGCAGCGAGCCGGGAATGGTGTAAGCCTGGCACTAAGCCTTAAGTGAAGAACAGCCCTGAGTCTCTAACCGAAATCCGCATAGGAAAGTAGACTTAGACGGAGCCATACCGTTATAGAATGGACAGTATCGATTATATTAAAGAATCCGTACTGACAAAGTGGGTTAAAGCATAGCATTTAACCAATCAGGGTGGTACCGCGAATTACCTTTCGTCCCTTTCATAGGGATGAAGGGTTTTTATTTTGCAAAAAATTATAGGAGGTAATGAAAATGGTAGAAATGCATTCAACCAAAAACTACAAGCCAACACTTGGAATTAGGGAAACGGAGGTAGCTATAAAACATATTAAGGACTTCTTCGAAGCAGATCTTTCAAAAAAGCTCAATCTCACAAGGGTATCAGCTCCCCTCTTTGTATTGCGGTCCTCAGGGCTCAATGACAATCTTAACGGTGTAGAGCGTCCTGTTTCTTTTGATGCTCTCTCGCTCAAGGACACAGAGGTGGAAATCGTACAGTCCTTAGCCAAATGGAAAAGGATAGCGCTTAAAAGGTATGGATTCTCAATAGGGGAAGGTCTTTATACCGATATGAACGCCATTCGCAGGGATGAAGAACTGGACAGTCTCCATTCGATTTATGTGGATCAGTGGGATTGGGAGAAGATTATCCGGCATGAGGATAGAACTCCTGAGACCCTCAAAGAAATTGTAAAGAACATATACAGTGTGTTCCTGGATACGGAAAAGCACATATTCAAGCTTTATCCCCAGTATAAGCCTATGCTCCCAGAAGAGATTTTCTTTATCACAACACAGCAGCTTGAGGATATGTATCCGGACAAGACACCAAAGGAAAGAGAAAACCTTATTGCTAAGGATAAGGGTGCTGTATTTCTAATGCAAATAGGTGCTGCCTTGGAATCCGGCATCAGACATGACGGCAGAGCACCGGACTACGACGACTGGACCTTAAATGGAGATATCATATTCTGGTACCCCGTG includes:
- a CDS encoding GNAT family N-acetyltransferase gives rise to the protein MEKVYETDRLILKILDETSAPQVLDYYMRNKDFLEEWELKRPNEFYTLEAQAAQLRNEFKDFEEKRALRLWIFKKDDKEDNRTIGLIAFNNIVWGAFLSCFLGYKLDRNEINKGYVTEALKKGIEIAFNEYKLHRIEANIMPKNVRSLRVVEKLGFYNEGLAHKYLKISGKWEDHIHMVLLNEELE
- the asnA gene encoding aspartate--ammonia ligase → MVEMHSTKNYKPTLGIRETEVAIKHIKDFFEADLSKKLNLTRVSAPLFVLRSSGLNDNLNGVERPVSFDALSLKDTEVEIVQSLAKWKRIALKRYGFSIGEGLYTDMNAIRRDEELDSLHSIYVDQWDWEKIIRHEDRTPETLKEIVKNIYSVFLDTEKHIFKLYPQYKPMLPEEIFFITTQQLEDMYPDKTPKERENLIAKDKGAVFLMQIGAALESGIRHDGRAPDYDDWTLNGDIIFWYPVLECALELSSMGIRVDEKALLHQLEVAGCEDRKVFPFHSALLKGELPYTVGGGIGQSRICMYFLRKAHIGEVQSSMWPESMLSECEEKNIKLL